The region GAGGCTACCAAAGCATTCCCTAGAGGAAAGCTTAGCTCGCTTGGTTGACGTGTATGGTCAGGGGCGTTTCACAAGGCAATTGAAACAACCGGCGCCTGCGTTGTGGAGGTGCAAATAGGCAACGTCTCTGTCGGAGAAGAAATGCCTGATCGCTTCTTCCAGAGACCGCCCTTCAACGACCTTTGCCCCTCTCATCATCGCGGTGTTGTCGTAGGCGCGAGCGGAGAGAAGCCGGTGATGGAACATCAACGGAATCTCGTTGACTTCGGGCCTTGCGGTTTGTGCCGTCTCGCGAACAAAAACAGGTCCTGCAGATTGATACGGAGAATCAACATTATGGTGCTTAAAAGGCGTCAGAATAACACCTTCCCCTATGGGGGCGTCCATTAGACTGACTCTGCATGGATAACCCGGATCTTCATCAACGCGCAGTCGTCGAGCGCCCTGTGCAGCTAACTCGGCGTCATTCATTGAGAAAAGATGCACGAAATTCTCGCGTGAAAGAGCAACGATTTGAAAATCAGATGTCATGGTCTTGAACCTCCGCAGGCGCAGGTTTTTGGTTTTTCTGAAATCTGCCCAACACGAAGAGTTTAGTCAAGTGTATGCGTTGTTTTCTATCCGAATCTTGCGGTCGAATTAGCAGCGGCAGAGAGGTTTCTCCGAACCATCTCTCCGCTCGACAAATGAAAGCGCTTACGGCCTTATGTTTGCGACGGCGCTGTGAAACCTAGACACTTCGATCATGTCGCGTCCGGTGAACAGGATCGTGTTCCCGTTCACGCGCTCGACTCCCGGAAGATAAGACGCCACCTCCGCCATGACGATATCTTTGAAGGTTATTTCCAGTTTGATGGGATGCGACAATTTGAAGGCGGCTATTTCTTTCCTCCGGTCGATGCCTTGCTTTACTCCTTCCCTTATCAACCGCCTGGACTCCTCCGGGGATAGCATCGTCGCCGATGCAAAGCCCGTTGCCTGCTTGACCACCGCGCCCTCAATGTTTCCAAACATTCGCTTGGCGTCCGTAACGATCGTCTGGTCGCCGGAGACGAACACGACCGGGACGCCGAATTCGCCGGCAATGGCGGCGTTGAAACCGGCTTCGGGCACCGGTTGACCATTGAGCTTGATGGTCTCTTTTCCGGAGAATGTATGGGCAAGGACCGCATCCGCTTCGCCCTCGCCGGCGTGGTAGCCGATGAACACGACCGCATCAAAAGTGCCGTCGATTCCCTGCATCATTTGGAGCGGACGAGGCCAGGCGCGAATCAGCCGCGCGCGGGGGTCAAGCTTCTCGACATCGATGTTTTGACCGTCTCCGTGTCCATCGCTCACCAGCACCTCGGATGCCCCTGCATCATAAGCGCCCTGGATGGCGGCATTGACTTCGTTAGTCATGAGATGGCGGAACTGCTCGTACTCGCGACCGGGGGGCAGGCCCTGGACGTTCCAGGTGCTGACCCCCGCCACGCCTTCCATGTCGGCGGAGATATACACTTTTAACTTCTTGACCTGCGCATTGACGCTCAAGGTTAACAGAGCGACGACAGCCAATACATGGACAATTCGTTTCATTCATTCCCCTTTCAATAAGAGGTTCGCCGGAGCTGTGATGGAAGCTATTCAAGCGCGATCACTCTACCAAATTCGTCGCCGACTGAGAAGTTCCGCGGACCTGCGGCGGGGCGGTGGGCATGTCAGTCGAAGTGGTCGCAATTCCCGGTACCCCCGCCACGGGGTGGGCGGCGGGATCGTTTGACCGCAAGGTGGAGGCGATTCGATGTTGTGCGCGCATCCAGGCAAGAACCCCCGCCGGGCAAAGAGCGCCCGGCGAGGCTACCAAAGCTGACGAAACCGTGACGTTTGATGAAATTTGTGAATTAATTCTTGAATTCCTGTGGATCGGCTTCTACACTTTTCAATTTCTGGAAGGAGGCCACGCGCCATGTCAAACACCGAGTGGAAACGCAGGGATTTCATCAGGACAGTGATGGGAGCAATGACGGTAGGGGTGCTCGACTGGGATTCACTTCCCATCGGCCAGGCTGCCACCCTGCCCGAGGGACATTTCGATGCGGTGATCATTGGATCAGGGCTTGGCGGGTTGAGTTGTGCGGCGGCCTTTGCACGGCAAGGATTCAAGCCGCTGGTGCTGGAGCAACATGACAAACCCGGCGGGTACGCCACCAGGTTCACACGTCCCGGAGGGTTTGAGTTTGACGTCTCGTTGCACTCGACGGGCGTCGGTGAAAGAAACGGAGTTCATAACCTCATCCCCGGATTTCCGGAAATCACCGACGTCGAATTCGTTCCTCATCCGACACTCTATCGCGCCATCTTTCCAAACCACGATATCCGGGTCCCCAACCGGAACCTGCCGGCTTACATTGATACCCTGACAAAGAGTTTCCCGGCCGAAGCAGAAGGAATCAAAGCTCTATTTGAGGATATGAAGGGAGTAACACAAGACATTCTCGGGCTTTCCAGTAAGAAGGGCAATGTGGATATGATGCATTTCCCTCAGGACTACCCGTATTTATTCCGATTCTCCGGCAGCACGTGGGGACAGATTGTTGATTCCCGGATCAAGGACCCGAAGCTCAAGGCCGTCATCTCATCGCTGTGGGGATACTTCGGCTTGCCTCCGTCGAAGCTGGCGAGCATCTATTACGGTCTTCCGACGTACTCGTATTTGACCGGGGGCGGCTTCTATCCCAAGGGTCGATCCCAAACCATCAGCAATGCGCTGGTAAGCTTCATCGAGGCGCGGGGGGGCAAGGTGCTGCTCTCGAACCGTGTCACAAAGATTCTGATGAAGGATGAAACCGCTTATGGCGTGAGCACGGCCGACGGACATGAATACAAGGGCAAGGTTGTCGTGTCGAACGCGAATGCCTACGACACTTTCCATACGCTGCTCGACAAGGACGAGCACCTGAAGGATTACCTGGCCCGGATGGATACATTCAGTGTCAGTTTGTCATCGTTCCAGATTTTCCTGGGATTAAAGCGCGACCTGGTGCGCGAGGCAGGCCTCACCGACACAGAAATCTTCTATGACCCGGGCTACGACATCGAAGCCAGCTACGAGGGGGCACGGAAGGCCGATTTCAGCAATCCGGGTTTCTGCATCACCCTCTACGATAATCTGTACCCCGGATATTCACCCAAAGGGAAGAACACCGTCAGCTTGCTGACCCTCCAGGGATTTGATCACTGGAAGCTGTATGAGAGTGATTACTGGAAGGGAAACAAGGCGGCATACCGAGCCGAGAAAGAGCGGATGGCCAATCTGCTCATCCGGCAGGCCGAAAAGATCATTTTGCCGGGACTGTCGAAAGCCATTGAGGTGCAAGAGATCGGGACGCCGTTGACCAACGTCCGCTACACGGGGAATTATCGAGGGGCGATTTATGGATGGGACCAGACGCTCGATAACTCGAACCCGCGGAGGCTGCCGCATACAACGCCCATCAAGAACCTGTACCTTGCCGGGGCCTGGACCGCCCCAGGGCATGGTTACGGCGCCGTCATTCCGAGCGGGCTAGAGTGCTTTGGAGAGATCATGAAGCACTGGACGTAATGGGCGTCGCCGTGCCGCTGGCTACCCTCCGCGATATTCTGCACGCTTGATCGCGCCGCCTGCGCCATCTGATCGCGCGTGCGACTGCGCTTCTCAACGTACCGATCGCAGAACCGCACCGTCATGTCATACAGCAACTGCGCCACCCGAAAGCGGAATTCCAACTCTTAAATCCAATGATGCGCAATGGTGATACGAGCGAGTATAATCTCCCGACTCTTTCAGTGAGGTGAAGAATGGGCAAAACACTCATCATGCTTTTCAGCATTCTTTTGACCACAGTGAGCTTGGTGGCTCAACCCTCGAAGGCGATTGATCCCGCAAACATGGACACGAGCGCCAAGGCATGCGAGAACTTCTATCAATACGCAGACGGAGGCTGGGTCAAGGCCAATCCGGTGCCCGCGGACAAGGGCTCGTGGGGCAGCTTCGCGCAGTTGGCCGACCACAACCGCGACATCCTGAAGTCCATTTTGGACGAGGTCAGTGCGAAGAAAAACTGGCCGAAAGGGAGCATCGAGCAGAAGGTCGGAGATTTCTATGCGAGCGGCATGGACGAGGCGGCCATCGAGAAGGCCGGCATCGCGCCGCTCAAGCCCTGGCTTACGAAGGTGGATGCTCTCAAGAGCGACCGGGATCTCGCGGTGCTTCTGGGTGAACTGCGGCTGAATGGCCTCGCCGGCGCCTTCAACTTCATCGTCGCCCAGGATGCCAAGGAAAGCACACGCTACATCGGCATCCTCAACCAGGGTGGCCTGGGACTGCCAGACCGGGATTACTACCTGAAAGAAGATCCAAAGACCAAAGAGATCCGTGACAAATATGTCGATCACGTGACGAAGATGCTGGAGCTCGCCGGCGAGAAACCCGAGGCTGCCACCGCCGGCGCCAAAGCGGTGATGAATATAGAAACACAGCTCGCCAAAGCCAGCTTCACTCGCGTGGAGAATCGCGATCCGCAAAAAACCTACCACAAGATGACCCTTGCGGAACTTGAGAGGATGGGTCCCCCCTTCGGTTGGAAAGCTTACTTCGTTGAACTTGGCGTGAAGCAGGTTCCGGACCTGAACGTGCGCCAGCCAGAGTTCTTCAAGGCCTTCGCGGAGATGAGCACGACCGTGCAGCCGGAACAATGGCGCGCCTATCTGCGGTGGCATGTCATCAACGCGATGGCGGATATGCTGACCAAAGCCTTCCAGGATGAATCGTTTGCCTTCCGCGGAAAGGTGTTGAACGGCATTCCCGAACAGGAAGAGCGCTGGAAGCGCGTGCAAGCGGCGACGGACCGTAGCCTGGGAGAGGCGCTGGGCCAGCTCTACGTGAAGAGGGCCTTCAGTCCGGAGGCCAAGGCCAGGATGATTGAGATGGTGAAAAACCTCCGCGGCGCCCTGGAAGACCGGATCCAGGGATTAGAGTGGATGAGTCCCGAAACCAAGGCCCAGGCGCTTCGAAAGCTCGCGGCCTTCGGCGTGAAGGTGGGCTACCCCGACAAGTGGCGGGATTATTCCAAGCTCGAGATTACCCCGACTTCTTATTCAGAGAATCTCATGCGGGCCCGGCGGTTCGAGAGCGCCCGTAACCTTGCAAAGCTCGGCAAGCCCATCGATCGAACTGAATGGGGTATGACAACCCCCACGGTGAACGCTTATTACACCTCCACCTTGAACGAGATCGTCTTTCCCGCGGGCATCCTTCAGCCGCCCTTCTTCGACCCGCAGGCGGATGATGCCGTGAATTACGGCGGCATCGGGGCGGTGATCGGTCACGAGATGAGTCACGGCTTCGACGACAGTGGAAGCCAGTTCGACGCTGACGGGAATCTTAAGAACTGGTGGACCGAGGCCGACCGCGCCGCCTACAAGTCCAGGACCGACCTGATCGTGAAACAGTTCGACGCGTATGAACCCCTGCCCGGAGAGCACGTCAACGGCAAACTCACGCTCGGTGAGAACATCGGCGACCTGGGCGGACTCAAGATCGCTTATGCAGCGTTCCAAAAGGCGCTGGCGAAAAAGGGACGGCCGGGCGCGATTGACGGCTTTACCCCGGAGCAGCGATTCTTCCTGAACTGGGCGCAGGTCTGGCGCACGGCCTTCCGCGACAAGGCATTGAGCGTGCAGCTCAATACCAATCCGCATAGCCCCGGGATGTACCGGGTGATTGGGCCGCTGAGCGACCTTCCGGAGTTCTATGAAGCCTTTGGCTGTAACGCGGGTGAGGCCATGGTCCGGCCCGCGGAACTCAGACCGAGTATCTGGTAATTAGCATTGATGTGGAGCCCAGACGGAATTCAACGGAGAGCTTCAAGGAATCGCAAACATGAGGGTGGGACAGGTCTCAAGATTCTCGGTGGATGAGACCTGTTACACCATCAAATTCGGAAAAACGGATCAGTCGCTTTTGACATCGTTCGCAATCTTCAAAAATTCCTCTTGCTTCCGCATCGGCCTAGTCATACACTTTTCATCGGCCAGCTGCCCCCATCTTGGCTTCTAGTCCACAAATGAGCTCAACTGGCCTTAAGAGGCTTTGTCCCCTTTCTCCCTCGTCTCAGTAGCGGTATAAACCCGGTCCTGAATGAAGCAGCACTTGCAGTGGTGTTTGTCCTTGATCCGCTAACACATAACGCCTGGAAGTCGGCGAGGTATCTATGGTGTCCACAATAAAGACTCTCTCATTCACTGCTTTTGTTTTTTTTCTGACAATGAACAGCATCCTGGTCGCAGGGCAGAAGGAGTGGACCACAAATGGCCCACAGGGGGGAGGGCTGACTACGCTTGCCGTCGACCCAACAAACTCCAGTGTGTTGTATGCGGGAAGTCAAACGGCTGGGCTATTCAAGAGCACGGATGGTGGAACCACCTGGCAATCGATTAACGATGGAACTCTTGACGCGTTCGGGTCACTTCCCATGATCCAAGCCTTGGCGGTGGATCCCAAAACTCCCGCCACAATTTACGCTGCGAGTCTAAACGGAGTTTATAGGAGCATGAATGCGGGCGGCCATTGGGATTTCATCTCCTTGCATGCGACTGATATGCACATTCTCAATTTGCTCTCAATTGCAATTAATCCGCTTACACCAACCACCATTTATATCGCCGGCGGACTGGATGTATCTGACTCTCGGATTTACAGAAGCCTCGATGGCGGG is a window of Terriglobia bacterium DNA encoding:
- a CDS encoding DUF1203 domain-containing protein, producing MTSDFQIVALSRENFVHLFSMNDAELAAQGARRLRVDEDPGYPCRVSLMDAPIGEGVILTPFKHHNVDSPYQSAGPVFVRETAQTARPEVNEIPLMFHHRLLSARAYDNTAMMRGAKVVEGRSLEEAIRHFFSDRDVAYLHLHNAGAGCFNCLVKRP
- a CDS encoding M55 family metallopeptidase encodes the protein MKRIVHVLAVVALLTLSVNAQVKKLKVYISADMEGVAGVSTWNVQGLPPGREYEQFRHLMTNEVNAAIQGAYDAGASEVLVSDGHGDGQNIDVEKLDPRARLIRAWPRPLQMMQGIDGTFDAVVFIGYHAGEGEADAVLAHTFSGKETIKLNGQPVPEAGFNAAIAGEFGVPVVFVSGDQTIVTDAKRMFGNIEGAVVKQATGFASATMLSPEESRRLIREGVKQGIDRRKEIAAFKLSHPIKLEITFKDIVMAEVASYLPGVERVNGNTILFTGRDMIEVSRFHSAVANIRP
- a CDS encoding NAD(P)/FAD-dependent oxidoreductase gives rise to the protein MSNTEWKRRDFIRTVMGAMTVGVLDWDSLPIGQAATLPEGHFDAVIIGSGLGGLSCAAAFARQGFKPLVLEQHDKPGGYATRFTRPGGFEFDVSLHSTGVGERNGVHNLIPGFPEITDVEFVPHPTLYRAIFPNHDIRVPNRNLPAYIDTLTKSFPAEAEGIKALFEDMKGVTQDILGLSSKKGNVDMMHFPQDYPYLFRFSGSTWGQIVDSRIKDPKLKAVISSLWGYFGLPPSKLASIYYGLPTYSYLTGGGFYPKGRSQTISNALVSFIEARGGKVLLSNRVTKILMKDETAYGVSTADGHEYKGKVVVSNANAYDTFHTLLDKDEHLKDYLARMDTFSVSLSSFQIFLGLKRDLVREAGLTDTEIFYDPGYDIEASYEGARKADFSNPGFCITLYDNLYPGYSPKGKNTVSLLTLQGFDHWKLYESDYWKGNKAAYRAEKERMANLLIRQAEKIILPGLSKAIEVQEIGTPLTNVRYTGNYRGAIYGWDQTLDNSNPRRLPHTTPIKNLYLAGAWTAPGHGYGAVIPSGLECFGEIMKHWT
- a CDS encoding four helix bundle protein translates to MTVRFCDRYVEKRSRTRDQMAQAARSSVQNIAEGSQRHGDAHYVQCFMISPKHSSPLGMTAP
- a CDS encoding M13 family metallopeptidase, translating into MGKTLIMLFSILLTTVSLVAQPSKAIDPANMDTSAKACENFYQYADGGWVKANPVPADKGSWGSFAQLADHNRDILKSILDEVSAKKNWPKGSIEQKVGDFYASGMDEAAIEKAGIAPLKPWLTKVDALKSDRDLAVLLGELRLNGLAGAFNFIVAQDAKESTRYIGILNQGGLGLPDRDYYLKEDPKTKEIRDKYVDHVTKMLELAGEKPEAATAGAKAVMNIETQLAKASFTRVENRDPQKTYHKMTLAELERMGPPFGWKAYFVELGVKQVPDLNVRQPEFFKAFAEMSTTVQPEQWRAYLRWHVINAMADMLTKAFQDESFAFRGKVLNGIPEQEERWKRVQAATDRSLGEALGQLYVKRAFSPEAKARMIEMVKNLRGALEDRIQGLEWMSPETKAQALRKLAAFGVKVGYPDKWRDYSKLEITPTSYSENLMRARRFESARNLAKLGKPIDRTEWGMTTPTVNAYYTSTLNEIVFPAGILQPPFFDPQADDAVNYGGIGAVIGHEMSHGFDDSGSQFDADGNLKNWWTEADRAAYKSRTDLIVKQFDAYEPLPGEHVNGKLTLGENIGDLGGLKIAYAAFQKALAKKGRPGAIDGFTPEQRFFLNWAQVWRTAFRDKALSVQLNTNPHSPGMYRVIGPLSDLPEFYEAFGCNAGEAMVRPAELRPSIW